A DNA window from Hydra vulgaris chromosome 13, alternate assembly HydraT2T_AEP contains the following coding sequences:
- the LOC136089992 gene encoding uncharacterized protein LOC136089992, with translation MPFSFKKRNKRREIPRDVILRALEEVSKGGKIKTTAIKYDIPRSNLQRYIKQGGVVKDISSKFISSQIFIKDEEEKISEYLVTLFKLNHGMSKLKARELVYEYATAINKKIPDNWTEKKLASNDWPRGFFKRQPHLSIRTPEATSLSRATSFNKKNVRDFFENLKTVYERHCFGPESIYNIDETGLSTVQRTQKVIALRGTKQVGQVTSAERGTLVTVCCGINALGNSIPPFFIFPRVNFKTYMLNDAPVGSDGAAHPSGWMTAPCFLKYIHHFAKHAKPTPSSPVLLLLDNHESHISVPVLDFCKESGIVLMTFPPHCSHKLQPLDLTVYGPLKTYYNTVVTDWMVSNPGKTVTIYEIPKLAAKAIPLAFKLQNIQTGFKKPGIWPFNSNIFSDEDFVCSSITDRCLPEENNVATEKSILEQPIMEQPSTEENLSLEDRTSSNVEATGPSQLESLSKNQTRGTVIVTPDLVRPFPKAGPRKLDGMKRKKGKTRILTDTPEKRIIEMEEKERKRKDKIKELNKNRKCSRNEKSTKISSDDEIKNASVSDVDLVEIDSSEEDFDVDDVLVMDRKFQINDFVLVKFDTKKTVYHYVGIVEEVNHSMATVKFMRASKIRNTFMFPDIEDVASVPLEDIKTKLPTPTTWIKRGSLKYKFDKPLWVIPNLR, from the coding sequence ATGccgttttcatttaaaaaaagaaataaacgaCGTGAAATACCTAGAGATGTTATTTTGCGCGCATTGGAAGAGGTTTCTAAAGgaggaaaaattaaaactactgCGATTAAATATGATATACCCAGGTCTAACCTTCAAAGATACATAAAACAGGGTGGCGTTGTGAAAGATATTTCTTCTAAATTTATATCATCCCAAATATTCATAAAagatgaagaagaaaaaatttcagaatatcttgtaacattatttaaactaaacCATGGAATGTCAAAACTGAAGGCACGTGAATTGGTTTACGAATACGCCActgctattaataaaaaaataccagaCAACTGGACAGAGAAGAAACTTGCATCCAATGATTGGCCAAGgggattttttaaaagacaacCTCATCTTTCGATAAGGACACCAGAAGCTACCAGTCTCTCACGTGCCACAAGtttcaataagaaaaatgtcagagatttttttgaaaatcttaaaactgtatatgaACGGCATTGCTTCGGCCCTGAGTCTATTTACAATATAGACGAAACTGGATTATCAACAGTACAACGAACCCAGAAAGTGATTGCTCTCAGAGGCACTAAGCAAGTTGGGCAAGTAACGTCAGCTGAAAGAGGGACACTTGTAACGGTTTGCTGCGGTATTAATGCATTGGGTAACTCAATACCACCCTTTTTCATATTCCCACGGGTTAATTTCAAAACATATATGCTAAATGATGCACCTGTTGGTTCAGATGGAGCAGCACATCCTTCAGGGTGGATGACAGCaccatgttttttaaaatatatacaccaTTTTGCAAAACACGCAAAACCAACGCCTTCCTCACCAGTTCTATTGCTGCTGGACAATCACGAGAGCCATATTTCAGTACCAGTTcttgatttttgtaaagaatCAGGCATTGTTTTAATGACTTTCCCACCGCACTGCAGCCATAAACTGCAACCCCTAGACCTGACTGTCTATGGGCCactcaaaacttattataacaCTGTTGTAACAGATTGGATGGTAAGCAATCCTGGCAAAACCGTAACAATTTATGAAATCCCAAAATTAGCAGCAAAAGCCATCCCACTTGCATTCAagttgcaaaatattcaaacaGGATTTAAAAAACCTGGCATTTGGCCATTCAATTCAAACATTTTCTCTGATGAAGATTTTGTTTGTTCTTCTATAACTGATCGCTGCTTGCCGGAAGAGAATAATGTTGCTACAGAAAAATCGATTTTAGAACAACCTATCATGGAACAGCCTTCAACAGAAGAAAATCTGAGTCTGGAGGATCGTACAAGTTCAAATGTGGAAGCCACTGGGCCATCTCAACTGGAATCTTTATCTAAAAACCAGACTAGGGGCACTGTCATTGTAACACCTGATTTAGTAAGACCATTTCCGAAAGCCGGCCCCAGAAAATTGGATGGCATGAAACGGAAGAAAGGAAAAACTAGAATATTGACAGACACACCCGAGAAAAGAATTATAGAAAtggaagaaaaagaaagaaaaagaaaagataagATCAAAGAGCTCAATAAAAATCGAAAATGCTCTAGAAACGAGAAAAGCACGAAGATTAGCAGtgatgatgaaataaaaaatgcttccGTTTCTGATGTAGACCTTGTTGAAATTGATTCATCGGAAGAAGATTTTGATGTAGACGATGTACTTGTTATGGATAGAAAATTCCAAATCAATGACTTTGTGTTAGTTAAATTTGACaccaaaaaaactgtttatcatTATGTTGGAATAGTCGAAGAGGTTAATCACTCCATGGCAACTGTCAAATTCATGAGAGCGAGTAAGATAAGAAATACGTTTATGTTTCCTGACATCGAGGACGTAGCCAGCGTCCCCCTGGAGGATATAAAGACAAAATTGCCTACACCAACAACATGGATAAAACGTGGCagtctaaaatataaatttgacaaGCCTCTTTGGGTTATACCAAATTTAAGATAA